One Cupriavidus taiwanensis LMG 19424 DNA segment encodes these proteins:
- a CDS encoding GntR family transcriptional regulator: protein MSAQSQSIVQPNGLSLSVQPINAGASLRDQAYAMLRQAIADADIYQSRDEIRLDERVLSEAMGVSRTPIREAMTLLEQEGFLRTVPRRGIYIMRKTKREIVEMIQMWAALESMAARLATENATDAEIAQLRSMFDSFRDSTPAEHIEEYSDANIAFHQAIVQLSKSQIIMDTIRNIFIHVRAIRKMTISQSDRAARSIVDHLRIIEALERRDTELAERLVRQHSLDLADYVEKHCDFLD, encoded by the coding sequence ATGTCTGCGCAAAGCCAATCCATCGTCCAGCCCAACGGGCTGTCCCTGTCGGTACAACCGATCAACGCCGGCGCCAGCCTGCGCGACCAGGCCTACGCCATGTTGCGGCAGGCCATTGCCGACGCCGACATCTACCAGTCGCGCGACGAGATCCGGCTGGACGAGCGCGTGCTGAGCGAGGCCATGGGCGTCAGCCGCACCCCGATCCGCGAGGCCATGACGCTGCTGGAGCAGGAGGGCTTCCTGCGCACGGTACCGCGACGTGGCATCTACATCATGCGCAAGACCAAGCGCGAGATCGTCGAGATGATCCAGATGTGGGCTGCGCTGGAAAGCATGGCGGCACGCCTGGCCACCGAGAACGCCACCGACGCCGAGATCGCGCAACTGCGCAGCATGTTCGACAGCTTTCGCGACTCCACGCCTGCCGAGCATATCGAAGAGTATTCCGACGCCAATATCGCGTTCCACCAGGCGATCGTGCAGCTGTCCAAGTCCCAGATCATCATGGACACGATCCGCAACATCTTCATCCACGTGCGCGCGATCCGGAAGATGACCATCTCGCAGAGCGACCGCGCGGCCCGGTCCATCGTGGATCACCTGCGCATCATCGAGGCGCTGGAGAGGCGGGACACCGAACTGGCGGAGCGGCTGGTGCGCCAGCATTCGCTGGACCTCGCGGACTACGTCGAGAAGCACTGCGATTTCCTGGACTGA